A single region of the Triticum dicoccoides isolate Atlit2015 ecotype Zavitan chromosome 2B, WEW_v2.0, whole genome shotgun sequence genome encodes:
- the LOC119362165 gene encoding uncharacterized protein LOC119362165 isoform X2 has product MRLKWLGLFLSRKQQCMPLLCQAATTEAGAGNTSSNRGEGGRDLRRRANTERKTLGLEERLSRANAAMKTLGQSSDEDPAPRRRPKLSAATAAKADHIEDLVVDLLLLGTIQREVTKRKNFRSNPAAQVGEGTPMAAAQLGGGARRLREGPARLLRDDAGRLLHRRLGPATRGDSLWVLRRTEEEDGGWWPEPATRERRWSSEEGDEGVFSNDSKV; this is encoded by the exons ATGCGACTCAAGTGGCTCGGCCTCTTCCTCAGCCGCAAGCAGCAGTGTATGCCCCTGCTCTGTCAAG cagcaacaacagaggCGGGGGCGGGGAATACCAGCAGCAACAGAGGCGAGGGCGGGCGCGACCTTCGGAGGAGGGCCAACACGGAGAGGAAGACCCTGGGCTTGGAGGAGAGGTTGAGCAGGGCCAACGCGGCGATGAAGACCCTGGGCCAGAGCAGCGACGAAGACCCAGCGCCGCGACGGCGTCCAAAATTGTCCGCGGCGACGGCGGCCAAGGCGGACCATATCGAGGACCTAGTCGTCGATTTACTGCTTCTTGGCACGATTCAGAGGGAGGTGACGAAGAGGAAGAACTTTAGGAGCAATCCCGCTGCTCAGGTAGGCGAGGGCACACCCATGGCGGCTGCGCAGCTGGGCGGCGGCGCAAGGCGCCTCCGTGAAGGTCCTGCGCGTCTCCTCCGCGACGACGCAGGTCGTCTACTGCACAGGCGGCTGGGTCCTGCGACGCGCGGAGACTCTCTCTGGGTGCTGAGGAGAACGGAGGAGGAAGACGGGGGATGGTGGCCGGAGCCGGCGACGCGCGAGCGACGGTGGAGTAGTGAGGAAGGAGACGAGGGCGTTTTTTCAAATGATTCAAAAGTATAA
- the LOC119362165 gene encoding uncharacterized protein LOC119362165 isoform X1 yields the protein MRLKWLGLFLSRKQQCMPLLCQAAATTEAGAGNTSSNRGEGGRDLRRRANTERKTLGLEERLSRANAAMKTLGQSSDEDPAPRRRPKLSAATAAKADHIEDLVVDLLLLGTIQREVTKRKNFRSNPAAQVGEGTPMAAAQLGGGARRLREGPARLLRDDAGRLLHRRLGPATRGDSLWVLRRTEEEDGGWWPEPATRERRWSSEEGDEGVFSNDSKV from the exons ATGCGACTCAAGTGGCTCGGCCTCTTCCTCAGCCGCAAGCAGCAGTGTATGCCCCTGCTCTGTCAAG cagcagcaacaacagaggCGGGGGCGGGGAATACCAGCAGCAACAGAGGCGAGGGCGGGCGCGACCTTCGGAGGAGGGCCAACACGGAGAGGAAGACCCTGGGCTTGGAGGAGAGGTTGAGCAGGGCCAACGCGGCGATGAAGACCCTGGGCCAGAGCAGCGACGAAGACCCAGCGCCGCGACGGCGTCCAAAATTGTCCGCGGCGACGGCGGCCAAGGCGGACCATATCGAGGACCTAGTCGTCGATTTACTGCTTCTTGGCACGATTCAGAGGGAGGTGACGAAGAGGAAGAACTTTAGGAGCAATCCCGCTGCTCAGGTAGGCGAGGGCACACCCATGGCGGCTGCGCAGCTGGGCGGCGGCGCAAGGCGCCTCCGTGAAGGTCCTGCGCGTCTCCTCCGCGACGACGCAGGTCGTCTACTGCACAGGCGGCTGGGTCCTGCGACGCGCGGAGACTCTCTCTGGGTGCTGAGGAGAACGGAGGAGGAAGACGGGGGATGGTGGCCGGAGCCGGCGACGCGCGAGCGACGGTGGAGTAGTGAGGAAGGAGACGAGGGCGTTTTTTCAAATGATTCAAAAGTATAA
- the LOC119362167 gene encoding NAD-dependent protein deacetylase SRT1 isoform X2, protein MSLGYAEKLSYREDVGTVGMPEKFDSPKLLQGKIEELAVMVQKSKHLVVFTGAGISTSSGIPDFRGPKGVWTLQRAGKGVPDASLPFHRAAPTLTHMALVELERAGLLKFVISQNVDSLHLRSGFPREKLAELHGNSFKEVCPCCKTEYLRDFEIETIGLKDTPRRCTDKNCGARLKDTVLDWEDALPPEEMNSAEEQCRAADLVLCLGTSLQITPACNMPLLSIKNGGKVAIVNLQATPKDKKASLVIHGLVDKVIAGVMCILSLRIPPYIRTDFIQLLLRHTVKNRSDMKPVVLMEQPFSLQRETSMTSIFSMLLTLNFSDGCGCSSSSIECHVNFQKQKESFVRDRILVLQEMKCTAERQSRAGQQSILERESLPRAETSIHAFVTNIIRYDAEDPKGSWMNSGSSTSSNLAKRLVEGASGYSASTKKLKC, encoded by the exons ATGTCGCTAGGCTATGCAGAGAAGCTGTCTTACCGAGAGGATGTGGGCACTGTGGGCATGCCTGAGAAGTTCGACTCCCCCAAACTCCTCCAAGGGAAG ATAGAAGAGCTTGCAGTTATGGTGCAAAAG AGTAAGCATCTAGTGGTGTTTACCGGAGCAGGAATATCAACTTCATCTGGCATACCTGATTTCCGAGGCCCAAAGGGTGTGTGGACTCTGCAG CGTGCAGGAAAAGGTGTTCCTGATGCTTCACTCCCATTTCACCGAGCTGCTCCAACCTTGACTCATATGGCATTAGTTGAATTGGAAAGAGCAGGTCTCCTAAAGTTTGTCATAAGCCAG AATGTTGACAGCCTACATTTGCGTTCTGGCTTCCCAAGGGAGAAGCTGGCTGAATTGCATGGGAATTCTTTCAAGGAGGTCTGCCCATGCTGTAAAACGGA GTACCTTCGtgattttgaaatagagacaaTAGGACTGAAGGATACTCCAAGGCGTTGTACAGACAAGAACTGTGGAGCTAGATTAAAAGATACAGTTCTTGATTGGGAG GATGCGTTACCCCCTGAGGAGATGAATTCTGCCGAGGAGCAGTGTCGAGCAGCTGATCTTGTCCTATGTCTAGGAACTAG CTTGCAGATTACTCCTGCATGTAATATGCCTCTGTTGTCAATCAAGAATGGGGGAAAGGTTGCTATTGTTAATCTTCAG GCAACTCCGAAAGACAAAAAGGCAAGCCTTGTCATCCATGGGCTTGTGGATAAG GTCATTGCTGGAGTGATGTGCATTCTGAGTCTGCGTATTCCTCCATATATACGTACTGACTTCATTCAACTTCTTCTTCGGCACACAGTCAAAA ACAGATCTGACATGAAGCCTGTAGTTCTTATGGAGCAACCATTTTCTTTGCAGAG GGAAACATCAATGACTAGCATATTTTCCATGTTGCTGACATTGAACTTCAGTGATGGTTGTGGCTGCTCAAGCTCATCAATTGAATGCCATGTTAATTTCCAG AAGCAAAAGGAGAGCTTTGTTAGGGATAGAATCCTAGTCCTGCAGGAGATGAAGTGTACTGCAGAGCGCCAGTCTCGTGCCGGGCAGCAATCGATTCTTGAAAGGGAGAGTCTGCCAAGAGCAGAGACATCTATACACGCGTTTGTGACCAACATTATCAGGTACGACGCTGAAGATCCCAAGGGTAGTTGGATGAACAGCGGCAGCAGTACCAGCAGCAACCTTGCAAAACGGCTTGTGGAGGGCGCTAGTGGCTACTCAGCGTCGACAAAGAAGCTGAAGTGCTAG
- the LOC119362167 gene encoding NAD-dependent protein deacetylase SRT1 isoform X1 — protein MSLGYAEKLSYREDVGTVGMPEKFDSPKLLQGKIEELAVMVQKSKHLVVFTGAGISTSSGIPDFRGPKGVWTLQRAGKGVPDASLPFHRAAPTLTHMALVELERAGLLKFVISQNVDSLHLRSGFPREKLAELHGNSFKEVCPCCKTEYLRDFEIETIGLKDTPRRCTDKNCGARLKDTVLDWEDALPPEEMNSAEEQCRAADLVLCLGTSLQITPACNMPLLSIKNGGKVAIVNLQATPKDKKASLVIHGLVDKVIAGVMCILSLRIPPYIRTDFIQLLLRHTVKKKCVRWTMRVTSVHGMRAPLSFLRSIEVSFPDRSDMKPVVLMEQPFSLQRETSMTSIFSMLLTLNFSDGCGCSSSSIECHVNFQKQKESFVRDRILVLQEMKCTAERQSRAGQQSILERESLPRAETSIHAFVTNIIRYDAEDPKGSWMNSGSSTSSNLAKRLVEGASGYSASTKKLKC, from the exons ATGTCGCTAGGCTATGCAGAGAAGCTGTCTTACCGAGAGGATGTGGGCACTGTGGGCATGCCTGAGAAGTTCGACTCCCCCAAACTCCTCCAAGGGAAG ATAGAAGAGCTTGCAGTTATGGTGCAAAAG AGTAAGCATCTAGTGGTGTTTACCGGAGCAGGAATATCAACTTCATCTGGCATACCTGATTTCCGAGGCCCAAAGGGTGTGTGGACTCTGCAG CGTGCAGGAAAAGGTGTTCCTGATGCTTCACTCCCATTTCACCGAGCTGCTCCAACCTTGACTCATATGGCATTAGTTGAATTGGAAAGAGCAGGTCTCCTAAAGTTTGTCATAAGCCAG AATGTTGACAGCCTACATTTGCGTTCTGGCTTCCCAAGGGAGAAGCTGGCTGAATTGCATGGGAATTCTTTCAAGGAGGTCTGCCCATGCTGTAAAACGGA GTACCTTCGtgattttgaaatagagacaaTAGGACTGAAGGATACTCCAAGGCGTTGTACAGACAAGAACTGTGGAGCTAGATTAAAAGATACAGTTCTTGATTGGGAG GATGCGTTACCCCCTGAGGAGATGAATTCTGCCGAGGAGCAGTGTCGAGCAGCTGATCTTGTCCTATGTCTAGGAACTAG CTTGCAGATTACTCCTGCATGTAATATGCCTCTGTTGTCAATCAAGAATGGGGGAAAGGTTGCTATTGTTAATCTTCAG GCAACTCCGAAAGACAAAAAGGCAAGCCTTGTCATCCATGGGCTTGTGGATAAG GTCATTGCTGGAGTGATGTGCATTCTGAGTCTGCGTATTCCTCCATATATACGTACTGACTTCATTCAACTTCTTCTTCGGCACACAGTCAAAA AGAAATGTGTAAGATGGACAAtgcgagtaactagtgttcatggcaTGCGAGCACCATTGTCATTTCTTCGGTCAATTGAG GTTTCCTTTCCAGACAGATCTGACATGAAGCCTGTAGTTCTTATGGAGCAACCATTTTCTTTGCAGAG GGAAACATCAATGACTAGCATATTTTCCATGTTGCTGACATTGAACTTCAGTGATGGTTGTGGCTGCTCAAGCTCATCAATTGAATGCCATGTTAATTTCCAG AAGCAAAAGGAGAGCTTTGTTAGGGATAGAATCCTAGTCCTGCAGGAGATGAAGTGTACTGCAGAGCGCCAGTCTCGTGCCGGGCAGCAATCGATTCTTGAAAGGGAGAGTCTGCCAAGAGCAGAGACATCTATACACGCGTTTGTGACCAACATTATCAGGTACGACGCTGAAGATCCCAAGGGTAGTTGGATGAACAGCGGCAGCAGTACCAGCAGCAACCTTGCAAAACGGCTTGTGGAGGGCGCTAGTGGCTACTCAGCGTCGACAAAGAAGCTGAAGTGCTAG